TACTCCTCGGCGTGGCGGACCAGCGTCCGAATGACGATGTTCAACGTCGCGCGCCCGTCGAAGCCGAAGATCCCGACGCTTCCCGTGTAGGGGCCGCGTCGGGTCGCCTCGAGTTCGTCGATGATCGCCATCGTCCGCGGCTTCGGCGCGCCGGTGATCGTCCCGCCGGGGAACGTCGCGGCGATCGCGTCGGACAGCGTTTTCTCCGGCCGAAGCCGCCCGGTGACGTTCGAGACCAGATGCATGACCTCGGAGTAGCGGTCGATTCGGCGGTACTCCTCGACGTCGACGGAGCCGTACTCGCAGACCTTCCCGAGGTCGTTGCGCTCGAGGTCGACCAGCATCGCGTGCTCGGCCCGTTCCTTCGCGTCCGTCAGCAGATCCTCCTCGAGCGCGGCGTCCGCCTCGGGCGTCTCGCCGCGGGGGCGCGTACCGGCGATCGGCTCCGTTCGGACGAAGTCGCCGTCGCGCTCTCGCGGACACGGTCCGCTCGAAGACGTCGAGGTGCCCGGCCCCTCGCGCTCGAGCAGTAACTCGGGACTCGCGCTCACCAGATCGGCCGAGCGGAACTCGAGGAGACAGGAGTACGGCGCGGGGTTGACCCGCCGCAGGGCGTCGTAGGCCGCGACGGGGTGGACGGCGGCGGGCGCGACCAGCCGCTGGGAGATGTTCGCCTGAAAGGTGTCGCCGTCGCGGATGTAGTCCTTGACTCGGCGCACCCGGTCGGCGAAGGCCTCGCGACCGCAGTCGCTCTCGAAGGTCGCTTCCGAGCGCGAGACGGGCGGCTCGCCGATCTCTGGATTTCCGGAGAGCGCGGCGCGGGCGAGTTCGAGCGCGCGCTCCCGGCCGCGATCGTAGGCCGTCTCGAGGTCAGCGTCTGTCGGGTCTGCGCCGTTCTCGGGATCGAACTCGGCGTCGGGACCGCCGATCCGCGGGCAGGCCGTAATCCGCAGCGTTACGTCTCCATCCGCTGGTTCCTCCCAGGCGACGAGCCGGTCGTAGACCGCGACCTCGAGGCGGGGCAGCTCCCGGTCGTCGACCGCCGAGTCGGGCACGTCCTCGAGTTCGCGGGCGATATCGTAGGCGAGCCAGCCGACGGCTCCGCAGGGGTAGGGGACGTCGCACTCGCCCCGGGCGAGCCGATCGCCGGCGAGCAGCCCCTCGAGTGCGGCGAGGCTCGGCGATCGGTCCTCGGTCGCGTCGCGGAGGGCGGCATCGGAGCCGACGGTGAGTCCGTCGACCGGATCGACGCCGAAGTATCCCCAGCCGGGCTGGCCGCCGGTCGTCTCGAGGAAGACCGAGCCCTCGCGTCCGTCGCGCGCCCGCCGATAGGCGAGAAACGGATCCGAAACGGTGACGCGGACTTCGACGGGGACCCGGAGTCCGGTACGCGTCGTCGGCTGGGAAGTCGTCGCGTCCGACGCGCCGCTGTCGCGGACGGCGTCGCGAAACGAGTCCAGCGTCGTGACGACACGCGGATCGCTCATACTCCTCGAGAGGGATCGGATGAGTAATCCTCTTGCGATTTCGGGGCATCGACGATCGGGTACTGGACCGAACGCGTCCGGAAAAGAGTCCCTCGGGGGCGGTGTCTCGAACTCGAGAGCGGGGGCCGATAGTCGGGCGACGGGTTAGCGTACTTCGGCGCGATCGATCCAGCCCTGCAGCCGCTTCTCGGAGATATCGGTCTCCTCGGACAGCTCGGCGGCGTCGGCGGCCGCGAGGTCGCCGACGGTCTCGACGTCCGCAGCTGTGAGTCGGTCGGCGTAGGCCGGGCCGATCCCTTTGATCACGTCGACGGATTCCTGACTGTCTTCGTCGGCCTCCGCCTCGTCAGCATCGGATTCCTCGGATTCGGCCTCGACTTCCTCGTCGACCGCGGATTCCGCGTCGGTGTCGGTATCCGCGGATTCCGCGTCGACAGCAGCCGCTTCGTCGTCGGCCGGTGTCGAGTCCGACTCCGGTTCCGGTTCGGATTCCGCCTCGTTCTCGACGTCCGCGGACGCGTCGTCCGTCTCGGACGCAGCGGCCGAGTCGTCGTCGGGTTCGGCCTCCTCGACCGGTGCTGATGGTTCGGACTCCGCCGACGTCGCCGCGTCCTCGGTCTCCGATTCGGTCGCATCCGCCGGTTCGGAGGCCTCATCCTCCGATTCCGTCTCCGCCGACTCTGTCGAGCTCGAGCCGGCCGTCGCCGATTGCGGCGGTTCGGCGATCCCGCCTTCGGTCGTCGTCTCCTCGCGATCGGACTCCGCGGCGGCGTCGGGTCCGTCGTCCGTCGACCCTTCCCGTTCGACCGTGACCCCCACCTCTCGAGTGCCCCCGCGATCCGAGTTCGACTCGCCGAACCCGAACAGGGACTTCAGCTTTTGCAAGATTGCCATTATCTCGTGGTAGTGGGTTCCATTACTTAAATTCGCCTGATACTGACAGCGCGCCCGGAGTTCTGCCCCTCGCGGCCGCTCACAGCCGCGAGCGGAGCGCCTCGTTCATCGCGTCGACCGGTGCGTCCCGGTCCGTCCAGATCTCGAACGCCTCGACGCCCTGATACAACAGCATCCACGCGCCGTCGACCGTCGTCGCTCCCGCGTCGGCGGCGTCGCGCAACAGTCGCGTCTCGAGGGGCCGATAGACCGCGTCGAGCACCGCGAGATCACCGTGGAGCGCGTCGGCGGGCACCGGCGTCGCGTCCTCTTCCATCCCCACGCTCGTGGCGTTGACGAGCACGTCGGCACCGGCCACCAGCTGTTCGATGTCCGCGAGCCTGTGACCGGTCGCGCGGGGGACTTCGTCGGCCAGGTCGTGTGCCTTCGGCTCGGTTCGGTTGGCGATCGCGACCGTCGCGCCGGCGTCCGCGAGGCCGAACGCGACCGCTCGACCGGCACCGCCGGCTCCGACGACGACCGCTCGAGCGCCGTCGATCTCGACGTCGTGATCGCGAAACGCGCGCAACGCGCCCACGGCGTCGGTGTTGTATCCCGTCGGCGGTCCCGATCCCGAGAAGTCGATCGTGTTGACCGCGCCGATCCGGGTCGCCAGGTCCTCGGGCGCGACGATCTCGAGGGCGTCCTGCTTGAACGGGATCGTCACGTTCAGTCCCGCGATGCCGAGCGCGTCGGCCCCGCGAATCGCGTCGTCGATCTCCTCCCGTTCGGGCTCGAAGGTCACGTAGCGCGCCTCGAGTCCGAGTTCGTCGTAGGCGGCCTCGTGCATCGGCGGCGACAGCGAGTGGCCGACCGGGTTGCCGAGGAGGCCGTATACGTCCATAGCCATTGGTCTCCCTGTCACTCGTCGCGGCGGGGATATAATGGGTCTGGCTTCGGTGGGGTGTTCGACCGTCCGATCGACATGCGTTCGTCCCTCGAGGCGCCCTCCGGTCGCACCTCGCCGTCTTCACCGCGACACGGAAGCGGCCGCCACTGAACGCATCGCTCGTTTCGCGTCACTTTTGGGGGCCACCTGAGTAGCCGCTTCCATGCTCTCAGGGACGCCGTTGTTTCTCCTCTTGCTGGTGGCCGGAATCGTCGCGCTGTACGGCGGTGCCGAGTTACTGGTTGCGGGCGCGCGGCGGCTCGCGCTGGGGATCGGTCTCCGGGCGACGACGGTCGGGGTGACCGTGATCGCGTTCGCGACGACCGCGCCGGAACTGTTCGTCTCGGTGATCGGCGCGCTGAACGTCTCGAGCGACGTCGGCCTTGGAACGGTCGTCGGTTCGAACATCGCGAACATCGGGCTGGTCCTCGGGGCCGCCGCGCTGATCAAACCGCTCTCGATCGGGGACCGGGTCATGCGCCGGCACGTCCCCACGATGGTGCTCGCGGCGATTCTGCTCGTCGTGATGGGCGCGAACGGCCGAATCGGTCGGCTCGAGGGGGTGATTTTCCTGCTCGTCCTCGCTGGATTCACGGTGTTTCTCCTCCACTACGCCAACGTCGATCCCGCGCCGATGGCCGACGACCCGGACGCGGGAACGGGCATCTCACTGCGCGACGTCGGACTCGTCGTCGGCGGGCTGATCGCGCTCGTGGTCGGGTCGCGGTGGCTGGTCGCCGGCGGGACCGGGTTGCTGTCGGCGCTCGGCGTTCCGGACCTCGTTATCGGGCTGACGGTGCTCGCACTCGGGACGTCGCTGCCGGAACTGGCGGCCTCGGTCGTCGGTGCCATCCGGGGGCAAACCGAGTTCGCTATCGGCAACGTCGTCGGGTCGAACATCTACAACGTTCTCGCCGTACTGGGTATCGTAGCCCTGATCACTCCGATCGAAATCGAACCGGCGACGCTCAGGTTCGAACTTCCGATCATGATCGGATTCACCCTCGTTCTGGTCGGGATGATGGCGTACGGTCGGCGGCTCACGCGACTCGACGGCGCGATCCTCGTCGTCGGCTACGTCGGATTCATTTATTTACTCGTTCCGTGATTCGGCCCCGTTGGTAGGGAGGACGGTCGGTAGTTCACATCGGTAGCGGCGTTTTGCTTTGCCCGTCGCGCTCGTCCCGAACGGCCGCGAGCCGCTCGATGCGCGGACCGAGCTGCTCGCGAACGAGCGAGACCAGCGGGTTCTCCCGTCCGTCGCCGGTGATCGCAACCATGCGGCCCTCCCCGTCGGATCTCGTCCCTTCGGCTGCCACGAGCAGGGCCGTCTCGCGATCGGCGAAGACGACGTGTCCGTGGTGTGCCTCCGTGGTCGAGAAATTGAGCCAGTCGAACTGGGGCTCGCAGACGGTCGCCTTCGGAACCGCCGATCGTATCGTATCGCGAACTCGCGGCGATCGGGAGCCGACGTACACGTCGATACCCCGCTCGGCCGCCGCGTGCCAGCGCTCGAGACACGTTGCGCCGATCCGATCGCCGTCCGGAATCGTCACGAACAGTTCGTCCTCGGCGTGATCGGCGATTTCGTGGCCCCGGGCGAAGACGTTCTCCACGCCGTCGATCGTCCTGCACGTGTTTCCTCGGGCGTCCGTTTCATCGGGCCCGCTCCCCGCGGTCGGTTGGTTCGTTGCCGATCCGTTCGGTGCCACCCTGTTATCGGACGAGACAGCGGCGGGCGTCCGCAGCTCCCGGACGAGAGCGGCCATATCCGCGAGCGGCCCCTCGACTACCCAGTCGCTTTCCCACTGCGGGGCGTCGGGTGCGATCCCTGCCCGTCTCGTCGTCTCGTCGTACGTGAGAAGCCCCGCATCGGACAGTGCGGGGAGGTGGTGGTGAACGAGCGTCGCGGCGACGGACGCACACGCCGCCTCGGTGACGTCGACCAGCCGGGTTTCGTCTCCGCCCTCTCGCGCGACGACTGTGGCGGCGAGATCGGACACGGGAACGGCTCCTCGCCGGGTCGCGAGTACGGTAACGACAGTTCGCGCGCGCGGATTCCGAAGCACCTCGAGCGTCCGGTTCAGGGTCGCCTCGTCGGCGGCAAACGCGTCGCCAGCGGGGTCGTCGAGGAGGGTTCGCACCCACTCGATCTCGAGGATCGGGTGGTCGGCGAGCGCAACTGTCGTGACTGCTCCGTCGTCGTTCCGGATCACGACGCCGCTATCGACGAGCCGGGGGACGTGGGCGTGTACCAGGCCGACGTGGCTCTGTTCGAACTGATCGTTCGTGACGATCGGGCAATCGTGTTCCCAGGTCGCGACCTCGGTGGCGAGCGCGGTGATCGACATCGGCTCCGACTCCGGCGAAGGATCGACGGTGGAGGTGTCCTCGCGCTCGAGGAGTGCGGCGAGCAGATACCGCCGGCACGGGTTCGCGAGACTGTCCAGCGCAGCTGTCGTCATCTCGGCGTTCGGAGGAGAACTCATTACTAGCGAGTGACGATGGGGAGGTGAAAGGAGCATACCAGCATGCTCTGGTATCGCCGAGTGGTCGTCAATCGATCGTCCCGAAATACGCGGAGAGCACCTTCGCCTGTGCGACGCGGAGGTGCTGGTGGAACGTTTGCCGAGCAATCCCGAGTCGATCGGCGACCTCGCCGGCGTCGCTGTTCCGCGTCGGCCACTCGAAGTACCCACCGTGGTACGCCGCCTCGAGCGCCAGTTGCTGTTTCTCGGTCAGCGCGGACTCGACGCTGCGCCGGAAATCGCTCCGCGTTTCGACGGGGCGATCGGCGGTCCGTTTCGAAACGAGCCTGGTGTCGGGGTAGGCGGATGTGATCGCGCCGACGAGTTCGCGAAGGTTCGTATCCGGGCTCACCTGGACGGTCAGCTCGGCGACGCCGTCGCGAACGACCTGTGACTGCAGCCGTGCGCCGTACTCTCCGAGCAGCTCTGTGATCGTCGAGTCGCGAACGACGGCCTCCCAGTAGCTCTCCTCGCCACCGGCGTCGATGAGGCGCAGTTCCGTGATATCGGGGATCTCTCCCACGAGGTCTCGAATCACGTCGGAGTCGATCCCGGAGACGGTGAGATAGAAAATGAACACCTCGTCGGTCAGCGGCAACACGTGATCGATCGAGAGGTCACAGCCGGCTTCCTGGGAGAGCTCGATACAGACGTCCCCGCGGTCCGTGGACTCGAACTCGAGTTCGATGACGGTGTCCCTGTAGAGGAGTCGGCGGACCGCCATCGCGTTGATCGCGTGGCCGATAGTCCCCCCGAACTCTTGGAGTGCCTCTCGCTCCCCGTCGACGAACGCTGATGGCTCGTCGGCGGCGATCACGAGCGCGCCCAACAGCCGATCGGTCGCGACGATCGGAACGACCGCGACGGACCCGTAGCCGCGGTCGCAGGCGTCGGATTGCCACTCGTCGACGGCGCTCTCGCGGAGCGTCCGGTATCGCTGAACGGTTCGCGTTTCGAACGGCGACTCACCGGACGCATCGTCCGGCGAATCGATGAACAACGAGAACACCTCCTCGGACGCCGTCGCGTCGATCCCCGCCTGAGTTGCGGGCTCCCACGGATCGTTGTCAATCGTCGCGACCGGATCCCCGCGCCCGATGATCGCGAACTGATACCCGTCGACGGCCGCAAACTCCTCGACGACCGTCGTCTCGATCTCGTCGCGGGTTTCCGCGGCGACCAACGTTTCGTCGATCGCCCGGATGATCGCGTTGACCCGCTCGAGACGCTCGAGTTCCCGCTCCCGAGCCGTCCGCTCGCGGATGTCGCGGCCGATGCCGGTAAATCCGTGGACGGTGCCGTCGTCGCCGGTAATAGTGGCGCTGTTGAACTCGTACGGGATCCGGGAGCCGTCGCTGGTGAGTATCCGTCCCTCGGCTGTCACGCGCTCGTCCTCCTCGAGGATTCGATCGATCGCCGCAGCAATGTGCTCCCGGTCCGGGGATGCGATGAACCGAAGCGGGTGCATACCAGTGAGTTCGTCCGGGTCGTAACCGAACACGCGCTCGAACCGGTCGTTCCACTCGATTAGGTTCAGATCGGTGTCGAACGCGTAGAGGATGTCCGGCTGCGCTGCGAGGATACTATCGACGAACGCTTTCTCCTCGCGTAACTCCCGTTCGCGCTCGCGTGACTCGGTCCGGTCGTGAACGAACCACGCGTAGCCTCGCAGCTCGTCGTCTTCGATTGGGTTGTCGACCTGAACAGTCCCATCTTCGCGGATCGGTACAATGACGTCGCGGACCCAGAATCGGCGCTCATCGCTCCCGACGCGCCAGCCGTCGTGCTGGCTCCGTCCCTTCGACCGCGCTCGCTCGAGAAACCGATCCGGGACGCCGGCCTCGCGGGCGTCTGCCGGGAAGAACTCTCGGTAATGCGATCCCACGATTTCGTCCCTACTGAACCCCGTGAGACGTCGGATCCCGTCGTTCCACGTGACGACGGTGCCGTCGGAATCGAACAGCGTGGCTGCGTGATCGCTGACCAGCGAGCTCAGTTCGCGGACATCGAACCCGCAGTCGACCGTCTCGTCGTCCGTCGCACCGCGATCCGTCTCGGCCGACGACCCGGCTTTATCGGACGGATCGTCGCTCATCGTGGTCACCTCGGTGTACTGATGTGTGCTACCACTCCACGGCTCAAAAACCAGCGGTCGGCCGTTGCCGCGTCTTTTTCCGCTCGAGATCCGACCGGCAATGATGGATCGCGGCAGCTGGTGGAAACCGGCGACGTTAACGGCCGCAAACTCCGAGCGCGTGGTATGACGACGCTCGCGATCGTCGAGAGTCACGCCGACCGCGCCTCCGAGCACATCTGTGATCACGTCCGTGAGTACGCCGACTGGGAGCGACGGACCGACGACGCTCGGCCCGCGGCCGACGGCGGCGGCAGCTACTATCGGACCGACGGCGCCGAACTCCGCTCGTTCGACGACCTCCACATCGAACTCGAGCGCCCGGCCGATGCGTTCGATTGCGACCCCGATCTGCTCGTCTTCGCCTCGCGACACTCCGGGGACACCGGTGCCCTGCTGACGGGCCACTTCACGGGCAACTTCGGTCCGGCAGAGTTCGGGGGCGAACCCGACGCGCTGGCCGACGCCGCACCGAACGCGTTGGCCCGCCTCCTCGCGGCCTTCGACGAGTACGCACCCGAAGCGTACGAGGTAGGAATGGAAGGGACCCACCACGGCCCCACCGACGTCGGCTGTCCCTCCCTGTTCGCGGAACTCGGGAGCGGCGACGAGCAGTGGGACGATCCCGCCGGTGCGGAAGCGGTCGCTCGCGCCATCCTCGAGCTTCGAGACGTCGATCCACACCGCTCGAGACAGCTCGTCGGCTTCGGCGGCAACCACTACGCTCCGCGATTCGAGCGGATCGTCCGCAACACGTCGTGGGCGGTCGGCCACGTCGCGCCCGACTGGGCGCTCGAGGCGATGGACCACCCGACGGCCCACCGCGACGTCATCGAGCGCGCGTTCGAGGCCAGCGAGGCCGATATCGCACTGCTCGACGGCGAGTGGCCGGTTCTCGAGGAGACCCTCGCGGACGTCGATTGCCGCGTCGTCAGCGAGACCTGGTTACGGGAGGTCGACGACCGCCCGCTCGCGGTCGTCGACGCGGTGGAATCCGAACTGGGGGCCGTCGACGAGGGGATTCGGTTCGGCGACCGCCTCGCGGAGTCGGTTGCCGTCGTCGACCTCCCCGCGGACCTCCTCGGGACGGCACAGGGGATCGACCCCGATCGCGTTCGAGCGATCGTCGAGGACCACACCGTCGCCTTCACCACCGACAACGGCGGGAGTCGGGTCGGATCGCGGGCCGCGATTCCCGACGACGGCGAGAGTGCGACCGAATCCGAGGGGGACGACTCGAGCGGCCCCCGGATGCGGATCGTGGAAGAACTGGCTGGCCTCCTCGAGACGAAGTACGAGACGGTACGAATCGAGGACGACGCCGTCGTCGCCGAAGAGACCGCGTTCGACCCCGCACTCGCACACCAGGTTGGCGTTCCCGAGGGACCGAAGTTCGGCGCGCTCGCCGACGGTGACCCGGTGACCGTCGACGGACAAACGATCAGTCCCGAGAGGGTTCGGACCGAACGGACCCACCGATTTCCGATCTGACCGGACCGGCGGCCGACAGTAATATGTGTCTACTCTTCGTATTCCGCCGGATTCGACGTATACTATTTCCAACACATAATAATATATTACTATGTCAGACAGGCGACTGACGTGTAGGGGAAAGGTAATTATGCTCCATCTTTTAGACATGGCCAAGAATGGACTCTATAATCGACGACGCAATCGACGAGGCCGAAGAGGGGGAGGGCGCGGTCCCCGACGACGGCTCGCCACAGGACGGGGGCTCCCCCGACGGCGATCCGTCGAACGGTCGACAGACCGGGACCATGACCGACGACGAGCTTGAAGACGTCCTTCAGGACCTCCAGACCGACATTACGGTCGTCGGCTGCGGCGGTGCCGGCGGTAACACGATCGACCGCATGCACGAGGAGGGTATCCACGGCGCGAAGCTCGTCGCCGCCAACACCGACGTCCAGCACCTCGTGGAGATCGAGGCCGACACCAAGATCCTCATGGGCGAAGAGAAGACCGGCGGCCGCGGCGCCGGCTCGCTCCCCCAGGTCGGCGAGGAAGCCGCCCTCGAGAGCCAGCAGGACATCTACGACGCCATCGACGGCTCCGACATGGTCTTCGTCACGGCCGGCCTCGGCGGCGGCACCGGAACCGGATCCGCCCCGGTCGTCGCCAAGGCCGCCCGCGAGGCCGGCGCGCTGACGATCTCGATCGTCACGACGCCCTTCACCGCGGAGGGCGAGGTCCGCCGGACCAACGCGGAAGCCGGCCTCGAGCGCCTGCGCGACGTTTCGGATACCGTGATCGTCGTCCCCAACGACCGCCTGCTCGACTCCGTGGGCAAACTGCCCGTTCGACAGGCGTTCAAAGTGAGCGACGAGGTGCTGATGCGCTCGGTGAA
This portion of the Natrinema salinisoli genome encodes:
- a CDS encoding anthranilate synthase component I family protein codes for the protein MSDPRVVTTLDSFRDAVRDSGASDATTSQPTTRTGLRVPVEVRVTVSDPFLAYRRARDGREGSVFLETTGGQPGWGYFGVDPVDGLTVGSDAALRDATEDRSPSLAALEGLLAGDRLARGECDVPYPCGAVGWLAYDIARELEDVPDSAVDDRELPRLEVAVYDRLVAWEEPADGDVTLRITACPRIGGPDAEFDPENGADPTDADLETAYDRGRERALELARAALSGNPEIGEPPVSRSEATFESDCGREAFADRVRRVKDYIRDGDTFQANISQRLVAPAAVHPVAAYDALRRVNPAPYSCLLEFRSADLVSASPELLLEREGPGTSTSSSGPCPRERDGDFVRTEPIAGTRPRGETPEADAALEEDLLTDAKERAEHAMLVDLERNDLGKVCEYGSVDVEEYRRIDRYSEVMHLVSNVTGRLRPEKTLSDAIAATFPGGTITGAPKPRTMAIIDELEATRRGPYTGSVGIFGFDGRATLNIVIRTLVRHAEEYHLRVGAGIVHDSDLTREYDETLDKARALITAVDDALGERAELGLEAEHGGEECE
- a CDS encoding helix-hairpin-helix domain-containing protein, translating into MAILQKLKSLFGFGESNSDRGGTREVGVTVEREGSTDDGPDAAAESDREETTTEGGIAEPPQSATAGSSSTESAETESEDEASEPADATESETEDAATSAESEPSAPVEEAEPDDDSAAASETDDASADVENEAESEPEPESDSTPADDEAAAVDAESADTDTDAESAVDEEVEAESEESDADEAEADEDSQESVDVIKGIGPAYADRLTAADVETVGDLAAADAAELSEETDISEKRLQGWIDRAEVR
- a CDS encoding shikimate dehydrogenase, whose translation is MDVYGLLGNPVGHSLSPPMHEAAYDELGLEARYVTFEPEREEIDDAIRGADALGIAGLNVTIPFKQDALEIVAPEDLATRIGAVNTIDFSGSGPPTGYNTDAVGALRAFRDHDVEIDGARAVVVGAGGAGRAVAFGLADAGATVAIANRTEPKAHDLADEVPRATGHRLADIEQLVAGADVLVNATSVGMEEDATPVPADALHGDLAVLDAVYRPLETRLLRDAADAGATTVDGAWMLLYQGVEAFEIWTDRDAPVDAMNEALRSRL
- a CDS encoding calcium/sodium antiporter produces the protein MLSGTPLFLLLLVAGIVALYGGAELLVAGARRLALGIGLRATTVGVTVIAFATTAPELFVSVIGALNVSSDVGLGTVVGSNIANIGLVLGAAALIKPLSIGDRVMRRHVPTMVLAAILLVVMGANGRIGRLEGVIFLLVLAGFTVFLLHYANVDPAPMADDPDAGTGISLRDVGLVVGGLIALVVGSRWLVAGGTGLLSALGVPDLVIGLTVLALGTSLPELAASVVGAIRGQTEFAIGNVVGSNIYNVLAVLGIVALITPIEIEPATLRFELPIMIGFTLVLVGMMAYGRRLTRLDGAILVVGYVGFIYLLVP
- a CDS encoding DUF7344 domain-containing protein — translated: MSSPPNAEMTTAALDSLANPCRRYLLAALLEREDTSTVDPSPESEPMSITALATEVATWEHDCPIVTNDQFEQSHVGLVHAHVPRLVDSGVVIRNDDGAVTTVALADHPILEIEWVRTLLDDPAGDAFAADEATLNRTLEVLRNPRARTVVTVLATRRGAVPVSDLAATVVAREGGDETRLVDVTEAACASVAATLVHHHLPALSDAGLLTYDETTRRAGIAPDAPQWESDWVVEGPLADMAALVRELRTPAAVSSDNRVAPNGSATNQPTAGSGPDETDARGNTCRTIDGVENVFARGHEIADHAEDELFVTIPDGDRIGATCLERWHAAAERGIDVYVGSRSPRVRDTIRSAVPKATVCEPQFDWLNFSTTEAHHGHVVFADRETALLVAAEGTRSDGEGRMVAITGDGRENPLVSLVREQLGPRIERLAAVRDERDGQSKTPLPM
- a CDS encoding bacterio-opsin activator domain-containing protein, producing the protein MSDDPSDKAGSSAETDRGATDDETVDCGFDVRELSSLVSDHAATLFDSDGTVVTWNDGIRRLTGFSRDEIVGSHYREFFPADAREAGVPDRFLERARSKGRSQHDGWRVGSDERRFWVRDVIVPIREDGTVQVDNPIEDDELRGYAWFVHDRTESRERERELREEKAFVDSILAAQPDILYAFDTDLNLIEWNDRFERVFGYDPDELTGMHPLRFIASPDREHIAAAIDRILEEDERVTAEGRILTSDGSRIPYEFNSATITGDDGTVHGFTGIGRDIRERTARERELERLERVNAIIRAIDETLVAAETRDEIETTVVEEFAAVDGYQFAIIGRGDPVATIDNDPWEPATQAGIDATASEEVFSLFIDSPDDASGESPFETRTVQRYRTLRESAVDEWQSDACDRGYGSVAVVPIVATDRLLGALVIAADEPSAFVDGEREALQEFGGTIGHAINAMAVRRLLYRDTVIELEFESTDRGDVCIELSQEAGCDLSIDHVLPLTDEVFIFYLTVSGIDSDVIRDLVGEIPDITELRLIDAGGEESYWEAVVRDSTITELLGEYGARLQSQVVRDGVAELTVQVSPDTNLRELVGAITSAYPDTRLVSKRTADRPVETRSDFRRSVESALTEKQQLALEAAYHGGYFEWPTRNSDAGEVADRLGIARQTFHQHLRVAQAKVLSAYFGTID
- a CDS encoding D-aminoacyl-tRNA deacylase — its product is MTTLAIVESHADRASEHICDHVREYADWERRTDDARPAADGGGSYYRTDGAELRSFDDLHIELERPADAFDCDPDLLVFASRHSGDTGALLTGHFTGNFGPAEFGGEPDALADAAPNALARLLAAFDEYAPEAYEVGMEGTHHGPTDVGCPSLFAELGSGDEQWDDPAGAEAVARAILELRDVDPHRSRQLVGFGGNHYAPRFERIVRNTSWAVGHVAPDWALEAMDHPTAHRDVIERAFEASEADIALLDGEWPVLEETLADVDCRVVSETWLREVDDRPLAVVDAVESELGAVDEGIRFGDRLAESVAVVDLPADLLGTAQGIDPDRVRAIVEDHTVAFTTDNGGSRVGSRAAIPDDGESATESEGDDSSGPRMRIVEELAGLLETKYETVRIEDDAVVAEETAFDPALAHQVGVPEGPKFGALADGDPVTVDGQTISPERVRTERTHRFPI
- the ftsZ gene encoding cell division protein FtsZ encodes the protein MDSIIDDAIDEAEEGEGAVPDDGSPQDGGSPDGDPSNGRQTGTMTDDELEDVLQDLQTDITVVGCGGAGGNTIDRMHEEGIHGAKLVAANTDVQHLVEIEADTKILMGEEKTGGRGAGSLPQVGEEAALESQQDIYDAIDGSDMVFVTAGLGGGTGTGSAPVVAKAAREAGALTISIVTTPFTAEGEVRRTNAEAGLERLRDVSDTVIVVPNDRLLDSVGKLPVRQAFKVSDEVLMRSVKGITELITKPGLVNLDFADVRTVMERGGVAMIGLGEADSEAKAEDSVKTALRSPLLDVDISGASSALVNVTGGNDMAIEEAEGVVEEIYDRIDPDARIIWGTSIDESLEGSMRTMIVVTGVQSPQIYGRPNGEEPVQPEAPADGEDIDFVE